One genomic segment of Leeia speluncae includes these proteins:
- a CDS encoding phosphoadenylyl-sulfate reductase, with amino-acid sequence MDFDQKLAETISLLKKISDEFQPAVFANSYGAEDMVLTHLISQHALNIQIFSLDTGRLPAETYSLMQKVEETYPSHQVKVYFPETAATEAWVKENGINGFYNSVEQRKSCCAVRKIGPLKRALANNKAWITGLRREQSPTRTNLGYQEFDADNGLEKFNPLIEWTEKEVWAYIRANNIPYNELHDKFYPSIGCAPCTRSIAMGEDVRAGRWWWENPENKECGLHVKKI; translated from the coding sequence ATGGATTTTGATCAAAAATTAGCAGAAACCATCAGTCTATTAAAAAAAATCAGCGATGAGTTTCAACCAGCAGTCTTTGCAAATAGCTATGGTGCTGAAGATATGGTGCTTACCCATCTAATCAGCCAGCACGCATTAAATATCCAAATTTTTAGCTTGGACACAGGCCGTCTACCTGCAGAAACATATAGCTTGATGCAAAAAGTTGAAGAGACTTACCCATCTCATCAAGTAAAAGTATATTTCCCTGAGACGGCAGCAACAGAAGCTTGGGTAAAAGAAAATGGGATTAATGGCTTCTACAACAGTGTAGAACAACGTAAGTCCTGTTGTGCAGTTCGTAAAATTGGCCCGTTAAAACGCGCATTAGCAAATAACAAAGCATGGATTACAGGATTGCGTAGAGAACAATCTCCTACGCGTACCAATTTAGGCTATCAAGAATTCGATGCAGATAACGGCTTGGAAAAATTCAACCCACTGATTGAATGGACTGAGAAAGAAGTGTGGGCATATATTCGTGCCAACAACATTCCATACAATGAATTACACGATAAGTTTTATCCATCTATTGGCTGTGCGCCCTGTACCCGTTCAATTGCGATGGGTGAAGATGTTCGTGCCGGTCGCTGGTGGTGGGAAAACCCAGAAAATAAAGAATGCGGCCTACATGTGAAAAAGATCTAA